From a single Bacillus sp. NEB1478 genomic region:
- a CDS encoding NADH-dependent flavin oxidoreductase: MNEKYAPLFTSFRFKNGIELKNRVVMAPMTNFSSNEDGTVTDEEVQYYERRSEGVGMVITACTYVTANGKGFPGEFAGDTDDMVPSLRRLASAIQAKGSKAILQIFHGGREVPPELVPNGDVVSASDIPSAEGKPVPRPLTSSEVESIIHDFGEATRRAIEAGYDGVEIHGANGYLIQQFFSPHANRREDQWGGSLEKRMAFPIAVVDAVQKAAAEHADENFLVGFRFSPEEPTTPGITMADTLALVDALSGKKLDYLHVSLMDFWSEPRRGVEDARPRIEIIKERAGDRVPVIGVGSIYTAEDAIKAFETGVPLIALGRELIIDPDWLEKIEQGQESEIVTKIDKTKQKELVVPDPLWNAIINTPGWFPGVE, translated from the coding sequence ATGAACGAAAAATACGCACCGCTATTTACTTCTTTCCGTTTCAAAAATGGTATTGAGTTAAAGAACCGGGTAGTAATGGCACCGATGACAAATTTCTCATCTAACGAAGATGGGACGGTAACCGATGAAGAGGTTCAATATTATGAGCGCCGTTCTGAAGGTGTTGGCATGGTGATAACAGCTTGTACGTATGTAACAGCGAATGGTAAAGGGTTTCCGGGAGAGTTTGCTGGAGATACGGATGACATGGTTCCGAGCCTTCGCCGCTTGGCTTCAGCTATTCAGGCAAAAGGTTCAAAAGCCATTTTGCAGATTTTTCATGGCGGTCGTGAAGTTCCGCCAGAGCTCGTTCCAAATGGAGACGTTGTCAGTGCAAGTGACATCCCATCAGCTGAAGGCAAACCAGTGCCTCGTCCATTAACTTCATCTGAAGTAGAATCCATCATCCATGATTTTGGAGAAGCGACGAGACGTGCGATTGAAGCGGGTTACGACGGTGTTGAAATTCACGGAGCGAACGGCTACTTGATTCAACAGTTCTTCTCTCCTCACGCTAACCGCCGTGAAGATCAATGGGGTGGTTCTTTAGAAAAGCGCATGGCATTCCCGATTGCGGTGGTAGATGCTGTACAAAAAGCAGCGGCAGAACACGCTGACGAAAACTTCCTTGTCGGATTTCGTTTTTCTCCAGAAGAACCAACAACACCTGGAATCACAATGGCGGACACATTGGCACTTGTTGACGCATTAAGTGGGAAGAAACTGGATTACCTTCATGTTTCGCTGATGGATTTCTGGTCAGAACCTAGACGTGGAGTAGAGGATGCACGCCCTCGCATTGAGATCATCAAAGAAAGAGCTGGAGACCGTGTACCGGTAATCGGCGTCGGGTCCATCTACACAGCAGAGGATGCGATCAAAGCGTTTGAGACTGGTGTACCTCTAATAGCTCTTGGCCGTGAGCTCATTATCGATCCAGATTGGTTAGAAAAAATCGAACAAGGACAAGAGTCTGAAATCGTAACAAAGATCGATAAAACGAAACAAAAAGAGCTAGTTGTTCCAGATCCGCTATGGAACGCGATCATTAATACACCTGGATGGTTCCCGGGGGTTGAATAG
- a CDS encoding VCBS repeat-containing protein gives MYNYYARSNPSVVVAFAKGDVTGDRVADNVYLTGVKTSDSPFIQDITLTIQDGRTGNMSRVPLSDNAGYNPTLFLGDFTGNGVDDILISINSGGSGAFTYDYVYSFVNNRPLLLFDFNVYNELYQYEVTYLDNYKVKVVSKINQQTYLIDISLRDPEYLNEIYNANGKLKNPIAGFVNPLSVLYPVDFDSNGIYELLAYQKIAGQYNADALGYVMNTLGWRKNRFVLQNQNVAIFGS, from the coding sequence ATGTACAATTATTATGCTAGGTCTAATCCGAGTGTTGTTGTTGCATTTGCCAAAGGGGATGTAACGGGGGATCGTGTAGCTGATAACGTTTATCTAACCGGTGTCAAAACATCTGATAGTCCATTCATTCAGGATATTACTTTAACTATACAGGATGGAAGAACAGGAAATATGTCAAGAGTGCCACTTTCTGACAATGCAGGGTATAACCCAACCTTGTTTTTAGGTGATTTTACGGGTAACGGCGTAGATGATATTTTAATTAGCATTAATTCAGGCGGCAGTGGTGCCTTCACTTATGACTATGTTTATTCATTCGTGAATAACAGACCGCTTTTACTTTTTGATTTTAATGTTTACAACGAACTATACCAATATGAAGTTACTTATCTCGATAACTATAAAGTGAAAGTGGTCAGCAAAATTAATCAACAAACGTATTTGATCGATATTTCATTAAGAGACCCTGAGTATCTGAACGAAATATATAATGCTAATGGGAAGCTAAAAAATCCGATAGCCGGTTTTGTGAACCCTTTGAGTGTATTATATCCGGTTGATTTTGACTCTAATGGAATTTATGAGCTGTTGGCTTATCAAAAAATAGCAGGACAATATAATGCTGATGCATTAGGTTATGTAATGAACACATTAGGCTGGAGAAAGAACCGATTTGTTCTTCAGAATCAGAATGTAGCTATTTTTGGATCATAG